In Triticum urartu cultivar G1812 chromosome 6, Tu2.1, whole genome shotgun sequence, the following proteins share a genomic window:
- the LOC125513486 gene encoding uncharacterized protein LOC125513486 → MDAEVFASGRSRGDNGVDWASALALLVKREHARRRKDKSIESRPGLEFAAIRRKCSWPESPSEKTSNPRILGLEKHHVAFEFAGGRSTEFTRGRRTFVEPTNIANGGYTRGIIDSSSTLANSAANELNMGA, encoded by the exons ATGGATGCGGAGGTGTTTGCATCAGGTAGGAGCAGAGGCGACAACGGAGTGGATTGGGCTTCAGCACTCGCACTGCTGGTGAAGAGAGAGCATGCCCGGAGGAGGAAGG ATAAATCAATTGAGTCCCGACCCGGATTGGAGTTCGCTGCTATAAGAAGGAAGTGTTCTTGGCCGGAATCTCCATCAGAAAAAACATCAAATCCCAGAATTCTTGGTCTAGAGAAGCATCATGTCGCCTTTGAGTTCGCTGGAGGAAGAAGCACCGAGTTCACCAGAGGTAGAAGAACGTTTGTCGAGCCAACCAATATCGCCAACGGTGGCTACACCAGAG GCATAATTGATTCCTCATCGACACTAGCAAATTCTGCCGCGAATGAATTAAATATGGGCGCATGA